The DNA segment AGAGATGGGAAATGCCATTTACATTCAAATGTATTGGAACCTGTCGGTAATAATGGTTTAAAAGTGCTAGGACAAGTGGCCTGGTTTCTTGTTGGAAGTTGCTGATGttaaaaattgtgttttttcAATTTATGTAAAGAAATATTATAGGCATGGCTAGCTCTGGATCAACAGAAAACAGAAATCCAGttaatttgtaacaaaatataaattattacatgaaattatttagcaaaattaaaaatgaaattcaccagttgtttttaaaattcacaattggcgaatttggcaagtgccagagttAGCCTTGAGAGGGTTTTatcaacatttctttgtttacgtaataacaaaaataatgttgaatGAGTCAAGAAATAATACATAGAGTATGGCTATTCCCCAAGTCTTTAATTATGCAAcagtatttgaataaataaatatacacatttatatgctttcttttcagatttttctgtaaaatattttaaacatttaaattcatatataaaaaaaaatcatgaatgTGGATAATACCATTTCTGGTTTTCAGCCTCAAtatctaatataatatactgacacacagtgaaaatgcaaaaacaacttttcattgcaaataacggcaaactattaatgaattgatggataatgtaatatgacattaatgactggtattcatgagatacattcacatggaaacatggccagttatcatcagtaatcgagttgcattcgtaatcgaaaagttcaacccaaccccccacaccccatatcaaggtcagtatctggtgtgtccaccattggcccgtgagcatgcgtgaagacgacggggaaaggattggcacaaacatctcaaaaagccacaggaatgttcctccactcctcctgcaatgcctgtgcaagctcagcagtggtggctggcggtgacgtacacgacgtcctaactcatcccacgtGGTTCAGTTGGGTTCAGATCTGGTGAAACGGTGgtccagttcataacggtgataccggcttgttgcaggaatgcctgggtaattcttgcagtatgtggactggcattgtcttgttgaaacagaaggggacctcttggtcttcggtgacggcacaaaagtggctggagaactggtcttagaataacgtcaacataatgctgggctgtaagggcatcgtgaacaatgatgagatcactcctgaaatcacagttgattgccccccataccatcagacaaccaccgccaaaccgatcacattccctcacacatccgtcggCGTAACGTTCATGGCATCTCCTGTACACAcatgctcttccatcggcaaaggagacagagaaacgggactcatctgagaaaacaatgctccggtaaaaggctggtggatgattaccattctggagagcaaactgtagtctcgcagcacgatgtcgtggtgtcatgatgttaccgttgtacggacgtctgcatctgagtccagccattctgagtcgacggatgactgtcatcggatggataggccttccatgacgtcctatcatATTGCTTGCTGTCATCATCACAGTTCTGAActggtcacggaggtggtgtcgtcgaatctgccgatcttggcgtggggtcgtaacgggacattgaccaggtcgaggtcgatcacggacactcccggtctgttgatgacgttcaacaagttgtccaatagttgatggatggactctgaaggtcctagcaacttggctttgcgaagtccccccttgaaccatgcccaatgCTCGCTCcatttgttcttctctgagtcgtggcattcttaatgtgacgagaaATATGACActgttacgtgacttttatgtgtccacatactggcatttcacgtgcattgcatgcagcatgattgagcatgtagtgaacgcatttcacaccattttgtgtgtttctgctattgtatgtgtaacgagaacaaaaccaggattaaaactcagacaaaagtaccaatcaatggcttcctctcataaattgttattttaagtccaataaatatatttttcattaatcacaacaaactattttaaaatatctgttgtgagtttttattgtgtttcagtatattaaagcatataatttatatatcttTGTGACAGTGTAATTCATCTTTAATAATGTAAAGGTTAACTCTGGATATCAGTCTTGTGAATATCATTATCTTCTTGCCTTcctaatgttatttttatgccACACTAAAATATTAGCTATCATCTTAAACATTATAGAGTAAAGTTTTAGCAGCAAATTTTAATAGACTTTTGACCCCACGAAACAGCAAGTGTTGTTTAATGAGCCTTGTTCCATATTTCAATCTTTTGAGCCCACAAAACAGCAAGTGTTGTTTAATGAGCCTTGTTCCATATTTCAGTCTTTTGATTGGATATGAGTTTTATTTCTCTTCTTCGAGTTATGCTCTGTCTCTGTTTTAGGGGTCACAAGGATGTGGTTTGGTGTTTGTGTGCCTACAAGGGCAAACTGTACAGTGCAGGCGCTGACAGTGTCATCAAAGTCTGGGATCTGGAATCTCTCGCCAAAGGCTGCATCAATAACTTCCACGGACACACTGGAGTGGTATGTATTTATTTCTCTGCTGTATTAAGCTtgccttttaaaaattatttacctaTTATTTCTACAAATAGCCAAAGAGGATGTACCCCTGTTGTACACCAGCGTGCTGTTTGTTGtagtaattaaaaatgaattgcatttttgtttttttcccagataattattgttttagaatgtttttataaattcaGAATTTAACAAAACTTGGATATGTTGTGGAAACAGTTACTGATTGATGTaagactttttaaatatctgattTTTTTCCCCAGTATTATTTGTGCTAAATGCTTGTTACATATATCTAAACATtgaatgaaaattaaataatcatTGATGTAAACTATGACCATCAGACAGGcaaaatcatataatatttacaccactatattaataatttaattagaatatgtttttgttttgttttaatttaaggtAGGTTCATAAAATTGTCTAATATGTTGCCcattgttttacattatttcaatatacatgtttatttactTTGTAATAATCAGGTTCACTGTTTAGTCGTCTCGTCCGACCGTCTGTATTCAGCAGGCAACGACCATTCCATTCGAGTGTGGGATATAGAAACTGGGTCTCAAGTACAGAACCTGGAGGTATTTAAATAACATGCCATGTTTGGTATTAACGTTTTAATCTTGTATagtatatgtttaatatttaagcatttagcatacatgtacatttgactAGCTCTCTGTAAACCAGCATGATTAGAAAGTCATGTTCAgtgacaatctaattaaaattagctctactattacatgtggatctaacagcagcccgttggagctcatgtccagttgacctttcattcgaccaatcaaaaccttacttgcaaaatcatgccagtgatttaaaatcatttcaatataaaatgttatataaaatttgtttcaagacgaaaaaaacaaaccatgatggtatagccataaaatctgtttatactagtatacaatccagagtttattactgcactttccccccagTTTttgtaatgttgaaatagaccaacaagttcgcatattacataaatagtctcgcctgatatttttagaatttgtatgctcctgaataacgctataaacggcgaagtgtaattggttgatatttgaattgttatttatagatgaaatgtcacctagacatgggagtccacgcaatgctgttagatctaccagggtagacccagtagagctaattaaGAGGTACATCAAATGTAAAGGACAGCAATAACCATTGATACAAAATTCATAGAactgggctatatctcattccaaccagtgcaccacagctggtcaaagtccgtggaatgtgctttcctgtctgttggaaagtgcatataaaagatcccttgctgtattagaaaaaatgtagcgggtttcctctgatgactacatgtcagaattactatacgtttgacatccagtagccgatgattaatcattgtgctctagtgatgtcattaaacaacacaaattttaactttggtACAAGACATCAAGATGatttatgatattttgttattaatctaagattctttttttctctgtttttcaGAATGCTCACGATAATCTTATATGTGCAATGGTAGTATTTGACAAATATATCTGCACTTCTTCCTTTTCCTTGATAAAGGtgagaaataaatgtttagcAGGATTCTTCTCTAATTATGACTGATTGGAGTAGGTTTGTGACTTGGTGCCAGTAATGATGTTCAGTGGTggattttattacatatatgggCAGAAAGAAGCGGGGAAAGAAAAGTGATCTTTTtctagggaaagaaaaaaacccatttcttcCCATAAATAcgttttgacgtcataaacagtgcttcagtataggtggttaattgtgtgtaagaatagtttccatggtggaagTCATGTCAACCACTAACTTATGTCATCAGTGATATGTACGTCACAGATATGATGCAACGCGGTCTCTTATTCTCAACTTGCAAACAGTTCACTTGTgcaagataaacagtattgcCTCATGGCTCGTTGAATATTCTCTAAGTCTATAATCTtttctaaatattatattttattattgtattaatgaaaagaaagaaaaaaacaaaagtgtcaattttttaaaaatttaaatacacaatttaatttttttactgatttttatttttacagattttttgttttcagttgaaTAGTGTACACTGTACAGTGAATAgaatatatatctctatataagACTGGCTTTATAtgtttattctatttatttattttcagatcTGGGAAGCAAACACACTTATACTGAAACATTCCTTGTCAAATCTGAACCACTGGGTCAGAGCTCTGGCTTTAAGCACAGATAAGGTGAGGTTGTGGAGTAAGAGTTAACTCCCTTGATACCATAGCCCATCTCATTGAAGCTcactaccagcctcggtggtgtcgtggtttagccatcggatataaggctggtaggtacagggttcgtagcccggtactggctcccacccagagcaagttttaacgattcaatgggtagatgtcggaccactacaccttctctctctctaactactaacaactaatccactgtcctgaacagacagcccagatatctgaggtgtgtgtccaggacagcgtgcttagacctaaattggatataagcacaaaaataagtaagaagaagaagaggctcacttttcatatttataaatcCAGATTTAGAAATAGGAAATGGAATGTGGGTGGAACTCATTATATGTgagaccaagtgttgaaatgtTCAGAGACAAAATAGTCGTAGTTTAAGATGTGCTGAGGAATTGCTACCATGATTTATTGTGTAAGGTCCACTGTACCAGGTAATCTGCATTTGATAATACAtggttgttttgttaaaaatattattagaaaGTCATTAGTAGTTTGAACGTTTACTGCCTGATCACTAACACTGATCACCTATCGGTATAGCTATTACCATTGTCATccagaaaacattaattaattgaaCAGATGCAATTGAAACTTTGAACGTACATCAGAAAGTTGGCTTTTAGTCGTTGGTACTGATTTATTGCTCTTTTTGAGTTCAGTTGtgttaaaaaatgtctgaatgtTATTTAGCTTTTGTGACAGCGGCATTAACGTTAGGGAAAAGCACAATAAAAATAGATTGATTTGTGATGTGTagttacattttgaaacaactcgtttaagataaatggtattgaACAGCCACTTGTGAAGTATTGTCTATGTAAACAACTAGTTTAAGATAGATGGTATTTAACAACCACTCGTGTAAtattgtctgtataaacaacttgtttaagataaatggtatctaacaaccactcatgtagtattgtcTATGTAAACAACTggtttaagataaatggtatctaacaaccACTCGTGTAATATTGTCTATGTAAACAACTTgtttaagataaatgatatcgaACAGCCACTCGTGTAATATTGTCTATGTAAACAACTCGTTTAAGATATATGGTATCGAacagccactcgtgtagtattgtctgtataaacaactcgtttAAGATagatggtatctaacagccactcgtgtagtattgtctgtataaacaactcgtttAAGATagatggtatctaacagccactcgtgtagtattgtctgtataaacaactcgtttAAGATGGATGGTATCTAACatccactcgtgtagtattctctgtataaacaactcgtttAAGATggatggtatctaacagccactcgtgtagtattctctgtataaacaactcgtttAAGATggatggtatctaacagccactcgtgtagtattctctgtataaacaactcgtttAAGATagatggtatctaacagccactcgtgaagtattctctgtataaacaactcgtttAAGATagatggtatctaacagccactcgtgaagtattctctgtataaacaactcgtttAAGATagatggtatctaacagccactcgtgaagtattctctgtataaacaactcgtttAAGATagatggtatctaacagccactcgtgaagtattctctgtataaacaactcgtttAAGATagatggtatctaacagccactcgtgaagtattctctgtataaacaactcgtttAAGATagatggtatctaacagccactcgtgttgtattctctgtataaacaactcgtttCAGATagatggtatctaacagccactcgtgtagtattctctttaTAAACAACTCGTTTAAGATagatggtatctaacagccactcatgtatctaacagccactcatgtagtattctctgtataaacaactcgtttAAGATagatggtatctaacagccactcatgtagtattctctgtataaacaactcgtttAAGATagatggtatctaacagccactcatgtagtattctctgtataaacAACTTGTTTAAGATagatggtatctaacagccacttgtgtagtattctctgtataaacaactggtttaagataaatggtatctaacagccactcatttAGTAttgtctatataaacaacttgtttaagataaatggtatctaacagccacttgtatagtattctctgtataaacaactcgtttaagataaatggtatctaacagccactcatttagtattctctgtataaacAACTTGTTTAAgataatggtatctaacagccactcatttagtattctctgtataaacAACTTGTTTAAGATagatggtatctaacagccactcatttGGTAttgtctatataaacaacttgtTTAAGATagatggtatctaacagccacacATTTAGTActgtctatataaacaacttgtttaagatatatggtatctaacagccactcatgtagtattctctgtataaacAACTTGTTTAAGATagatggtatctaacagccactcatgtagtattctctgtataaacAACTTGTTTAAGATagatggtatctaacagccactcatgtagtattctctgtataaacaacttgtttaagataaatggtatctaacagccactcatgtagtattctctgtataaacAACTTGTTTAAGAtatatggtatctaacagccactcatgtagtattgtctgtataaacaacttgtttaagataaatgatatctaacaaCCACTCATTTAGTAttgtctatataaacaacttgtttaagataaatagtatctaacagccactcatgtagcaTTCTCTATGGGTCAGTTCAATTCAATTGTTTATTAACATTGAGCTATACAGcttatctgtataaacaagattATAAATACAACACGTGtacagaagaaacaaacaaaccacaagcaaagaatatataaacatacatataaagtGGTTCCTTCTACAAATAATCGGGAAATGCCTTAAAAAGATTCTTTACTTTTCTTGTGGCATGCAGCTGCAAATAAGCTGCAGGGGGTAaatttcaatgttttaaaatgcattgcccacaataaattatgataaatatGTCTGTCATTTCCTACTAGGCAACGATTAAACAGTTtttttgaggcattgtgaaataACCATTCACTGGTTGTGTTTTTTAGCAAAAACTGTACAGTGGTTCTCACAATACGATCAACATGTGGGAGACTGAGAACTTCACATCTGTTGGAAACATTGAGCACTCGTTTGGATCGGTGTATTCTCTGGCAGTCACCAAACTGTACATCATTACAGGTAATACAGGTAACTATACTTCATTTGAAATGAAGACATTTTTGTTTGGAAGCTGCATTATGTTATGATGTCACTtcccaaaatgacatcattcatTGGAAATCGTTATGACAGATgtgttgtattgtttatatttccctgtatatcttgaaatATGACGATAATAAGTGTTGATATAAGTTAGTTTATAGCTGAACTTATGGCTGTTCATATCAATACATActaaaaactgttttatatttgaaaaaaactaaactaaattaattatgaattttatatcacaaacttttttttttttttaataaaattgtttaaattagtTGACAGTTATGGCACTTTATTTCAATACACACTAAAAGCAGTTTTTGTTTTcgattaaattaaattaaatttacattttaaaaaacccagatcTAGGTTAATCATGTATTactaaatattagtttttatataaaattgtttttttcttttcaacttcaCCTATCCTCAAACAAATgcacatcccaacagccaatgggatggcctaaaattcttctacCTCAAGTGTTctccaaaatgttttaatttatgttcAGTACTTGTAACCTGCCTTGAGATGAACAACACGTCATATATGCTAAGTGAGACATAATTCTTCAGGAAgtcattttgaaaaacatttcagtatTCACTATTCACTATTCCAGGTTCCTACAACCAGAACATCCAGCTGTTTGATATTAAGACACACCAGCATATTACAAACCTCCAAGGTCACCTTGGAACAGTCACCTCACTAATCGTCTCCCCATCTGGAAATTTCTTCTTCTCCAGTTCACAAGACAGTCAGGTTCAGGTAAGTTAGTAAAATCACAATCTTTCGTTTTTTTATCATGGATGTTGTGATATATGATATTATGATGGagaaatatgttttgtaaaattgtgtGTTTCATCATAGCtatcgcttgatgtgcagtcaatTTGGGAttaatccccattggtgggcccattgggctatttctcgttccagccagtgcaccatgactggtatatcaacggcagggtttctgccagagggtaaaatgggtatggtgccatacccacatttttgcagatttttttatttttaagttgaccttttgacaaaattaattactcttatcattactgtatgattttcttaaccctaaccctaaatctaacccattttctttctgggggacaGCAGGTGCatgcagcacacacattgtaaatattcaatccCATAGCACCATActcaaaaaactatttttggcagaaacactgaaaggctgtgggatggtgtatataaaagatccctcgctactaatggaacaatgaagcgggtttcctctcttaagactatatgtcaaaattactgaatgtttgacatccagtagacgatgattaataaatcaatgtgctctagtgttatcattaaacaaaacttttactTTCATCATAGTTATGATCAAGCCCCCCCCCTCCAATCCAAGCAAGGCCATTTAGGTGGAGTTCAGCAACCAATTTTACAAAGCATAGTAAGCATAGTTAGTTTGcacataaacataaatctatgactaaaccacagtttgaataaccactaacagtacaactaatataatctgaaatatacataattaattttctttcatcCTTACGCTGCTCCATTTACCCTCATGGTGTTactttctgcgtgaaatagatgacacacacataaaaacataTGGAGGTGTAGCTGTCAGGCATAaatgtaaacttacgatgtaaaGTTGTGAAATTGTCTCCAGGCCTTAGGGCCCTGAATGctgtattttacatattttttgttGCATTCTCAGCTGTTTTGATGTATAAATTAACATGTTGATTCAGACCATTtgtacaaatttaattatttttttaatcacaaatatTTGTTTGGCCAGTGCCAGGATGGTTACAACTTTTCCATCATCTCTGGCTTATGCTATATTCAccagttgtgaattttaaacacaattggtgaacttaattttaatttggcaaaataatataacatattgattgatattttagttgaaaaataatgttttttggcAATTTTTGAACTTTTtgaatagataatttggcaaaataatttcatgtagcGATTCATATTTAGTTGAAAAATAACtgtgttttacaatttttaaagtttaatggaCAATTTGGCAAACTTTTTAACTCccccagagctagtcctgcttAAATCTTGTAAAATGttagttgtttaaaaatgtatttaaagttaaagttaatgtttcttttgtttaacgacaccaaaagagcacattgatttattaatcatcagctgttggatgtaacatatttggtaatttgacatatagtttcagagaggaaacccactaaattctttccattagtagcaagggatcttttatatgcacaatcccacagacaggatagcacataccacggcttttgatataccagtcgtggtacactggctaagAGTGAAGAATTTTATGTACacataaatatgtgtgtgtgtatatatatgtatgtgtgtgtgtgtgtgtgtatgtgtgtgtgtatatgtgtgtgtgtgtatatatatatatatatatatatatatatatttatcccgcaatcactgtatacattggcaaaaTATGatgataaatctctatattttcggtcactgatcAAAAATATAGGTCCCGTGACATAAACTCGACTCGACTGAGACGAGTGTTTCAGACTATATTTTCAATAagcatactctttaaatcatttgtttaacCCTTTCCAACTATGGAATGggaaatatcacatactttgattgcactgaaaatgtaagatattatatgatatatatatatagatagatagatagatagatagatattactcatacatattatattaatgtagcctttatatttattaacatttttaaacttGTCTATTAGAACAACTGTTGGACTTGGATGAATTGATTTTACTGGTGCAGTTCCCATTGCCAATTGCAATCATTTAAACTTGAACGTCGTTATGATCAAAACATTTCTGCTCTACATACGTTTTAATTACCAAGTTCACTTAACTTATTCACCTAGtcttgtaattatataaacattatattgcCGACTgtttttataacacatttatTGTATTTTCAGATTTGGGGTGTGGAGAAGTTGCTGCCAGTACAAACATTACAGCGACATCAGGCCAGTGTTAATTCTTTAGCACTGTTCGGCAAtcttcttttgtccggttccacAGACCACGAGATCAAAGTCTTCCGATATTTCCAACTGCCCTGAATGGCTTTAGGACTGGCTTTAAGGAAAGATGTGGGGGTGTGCAGGATATAGGTCGGTGATAGAGTACTCGCGTGATGTGTCATGGTGTATAGGATCAGAGTTGgcttttgtttttcactattgCTACCAGTGCTACATAACTTGCACATTAACAGCtctggtttgtgctgtcctgtttatgggaaagtaCATCCATTGCTGTTTGTGATCAGGTGTAGCTTACTTGTTACATGTTCAGGAGGAGGGACGTTTGCGAACAGTTTGAGTGGTACCATtgttctatcatatcacattgatttaattttaggcacaaaaaccagtctaatTAATAATGAGTGATCGTGAGGGCTTGTCCTCAGGAACTTGCCTCTGATGTGTGATAACTCATAGGCTCGATCAAACTCAATGGGACTTGGGTGATTTTtcttccattccaaccagtactccaTTACTGGTACATCATCATAtgccgtggtttgtgctgtcctgtttgaaagtacatataaaagatcccttgtacaGTGCATTTTGATCCCTGTTGCTAATTTTAATAGAGTAGCCAGTGTGAAGAGCAGGTTTTGTCTCCAAGGCTGActtattaatatctgtgtggtatgTGCAAGATGGTGTACTTGTTGAATATGAGGATGAGCATAAATCATCATTTATAACTGATAAAACTACTATACAATTATTAACATCCAAAGAATTGTATATGCATTACATTTCACTACTTTTATCTTGTATAGTATGATTGAGATGTACATATTAGATtgtaatgtatattataatttacttgaacaattattacaatacaaTGTTGGTACAATGTAACATTATATGTGTTTGTTGG comes from the Gigantopelta aegis isolate Gae_Host chromosome 14, Gae_host_genome, whole genome shotgun sequence genome and includes:
- the LOC121388975 gene encoding E3 ubiquitin-protein ligase TRAF7-like isoform X2 is translated as MDHNDLPIKLTEEPNTHLKCPVCLNLYSDPVINVRCGHTFCRKCAFATTKCPVDNTHCDTSQLVINRLVVGQIEDLLIHCQYGLKKNDGEWILDPNGCQEVIELGKRQEHEGSCGFADVSCPNSNLCRGIKKHNVENHLKNCQFVPCCNKDQGCTVVGRSSLVEEHSKVCSFSKSFVSNGLSLSRILDVEKENQSLKHQVTDLTDRVGTLESARDDISSQLSGCMENLQSLQQKYDELHATVESLLTSPGVRLSSSQMSLVDSTGAPRRRSVRSFASSPDNSGRVERWEMPFTFKCIGTCRGHKDVVWCLCAYKGKLYSAGADSVIKVWDLESLAKGCINNFHGHTGVVHCLVVSSDRLYSAGNDHSIRVWDIETGSQVQNLENAHDNLICAMVVFDKYICTSSFSLIKIWEANTLILKHSLSNLNHWVRALALSTDKQKLYSGSHNTINMWETENFTSVGNIEHSFGSVYSLAVTKLYIITGSYNQNIQLFDIKTHQHITNLQGHLGTVTSLIVSPSGNFFFSSSQDSQVQIWGVEKLLPVQTLQRHQASVNSLALFGNLLLSGSTDHEIKVFRYFQLP
- the LOC121388975 gene encoding E3 ubiquitin-protein ligase TRAF7-like isoform X3, whose amino-acid sequence is MDHNDLPIKLTEEPNTHLKCPVCLNLYSDPVINVRCGHTFCRKCAFATTKCPVDNTHCDTSQLVINRLVVGQIEDLLIHCQYGLKKNDGEWILDPNGCQEVIELGKRQEHEGCTVVGRSSLVEEHSKVCSFSKSFVSNGLSLSRILDVEKENQSLKHQVTDLTDRVGTLESARDDISSQLSGCMENLQSLQQKYDELHATVESLLTSPGVRLSSSQMSLVDSTGAPRRRSVRSFASSPDNSGRVERWEMPFTFKCIGTCRGHKDVVWCLCAYKGKLYSAGADSVIKVWDLESLAKGCINNFHGHTGVVHCLVVSSDRLYSAGNDHSIRVWDIETGSQVQNLENAHDNLICAMVVFDKYICTSSFSLIKIWEANTLILKHSLSNLNHWVRALALSTDKQKLYSGSHNTINMWETENFTSVGNIEHSFGSVYSLAVTKLYIITGNTGSYNQNIQLFDIKTHQHITNLQGHLGTVTSLIVSPSGNFFFSSSQDSQVQIWGVEKLLPVQTLQRHQASVNSLALFGNLLLSGSTDHEIKVFRYFQLP
- the LOC121388975 gene encoding E3 ubiquitin-protein ligase TRAF7-like isoform X1 — translated: MDHNDLPIKLTEEPNTHLKCPVCLNLYSDPVINVRCGHTFCRKCAFATTKCPVDNTHCDTSQLVINRLVVGQIEDLLIHCQYGLKKNDGEWILDPNGCQEVIELGKRQEHEGSCGFADVSCPNSNLCRGIKKHNVENHLKNCQFVPCCNKDQGCTVVGRSSLVEEHSKVCSFSKSFVSNGLSLSRILDVEKENQSLKHQVTDLTDRVGTLESARDDISSQLSGCMENLQSLQQKYDELHATVESLLTSPGVRLSSSQMSLVDSTGAPRRRSVRSFASSPDNSGRVERWEMPFTFKCIGTCRGHKDVVWCLCAYKGKLYSAGADSVIKVWDLESLAKGCINNFHGHTGVVHCLVVSSDRLYSAGNDHSIRVWDIETGSQVQNLENAHDNLICAMVVFDKYICTSSFSLIKIWEANTLILKHSLSNLNHWVRALALSTDKQKLYSGSHNTINMWETENFTSVGNIEHSFGSVYSLAVTKLYIITGNTGSYNQNIQLFDIKTHQHITNLQGHLGTVTSLIVSPSGNFFFSSSQDSQVQIWGVEKLLPVQTLQRHQASVNSLALFGNLLLSGSTDHEIKVFRYFQLP